From the genome of Nocardia sp. NBC_01503, one region includes:
- a CDS encoding alpha-ketoacid dehydrogenase subunit beta, producing MSGVTEQELLTQPMLGFQALGSALDDALGRDPSVFLLGEDIADPGGGVFKVTAGLSTKYGAHRVRATPISEQAIMGAAIGAAVAGMRPVAEIMLMDFLAVCLDQLANHAAKLRYMSGGQTGVPLTVRCAAGAGMQFGAQHSEMLEAWLTHVPGLKVVVPSNPADAKGLLTACILDPDPCVIVEQSLLYFLPPQPVPVGRHIVPLGVAATARPGRDITLISYGRQVHDALAAAQLLAEEDIEAEVIDLRSLVPLDERAVLESVARTRHAVIIHEAVRRNGFGAELAAMISEHLFDELGAPVARVAGADTPIPYAKHLEDAFLPSLDAVLTAVRATLARSRARVAG from the coding sequence ATGAGCGGCGTAACCGAACAAGAGCTGCTGACCCAGCCCATGCTGGGATTTCAGGCCCTGGGCAGCGCGCTCGATGACGCGCTCGGCCGCGATCCGTCGGTATTCCTGCTGGGCGAGGATATCGCCGATCCCGGCGGCGGGGTGTTCAAGGTGACCGCGGGATTGTCGACCAAGTATGGCGCGCATCGGGTTCGAGCCACACCCATCAGTGAGCAGGCGATCATGGGAGCGGCCATCGGCGCCGCGGTGGCGGGTATGCGACCGGTCGCCGAGATCATGCTGATGGACTTCCTCGCTGTGTGCCTCGACCAACTCGCCAATCACGCCGCCAAACTGCGGTACATGTCCGGCGGGCAGACCGGCGTGCCACTCACCGTGCGCTGTGCGGCCGGAGCCGGAATGCAGTTCGGCGCACAGCATTCGGAGATGCTGGAAGCCTGGCTCACCCACGTTCCCGGGCTCAAGGTGGTGGTGCCGAGCAATCCGGCCGATGCCAAGGGGCTGCTCACCGCCTGCATACTCGATCCCGATCCGTGCGTGATCGTGGAGCAGAGTCTGCTGTATTTCCTGCCGCCACAACCGGTTCCGGTCGGGCGCCATATCGTGCCGCTGGGCGTGGCCGCGACCGCGCGCCCCGGGCGCGATATCACGCTCATCTCCTACGGGCGGCAGGTGCACGATGCGTTGGCTGCCGCTCAGCTGCTGGCGGAAGAGGACATCGAGGCCGAGGTCATCGATCTGCGGTCGCTGGTGCCCCTCGATGAGCGGGCGGTGCTGGAATCCGTCGCCCGCACCCGGCACGCGGTGATCATTCATGAAGCCGTGCGCCGCAACGGTTTCGGCGCCGAATTGGCCGCCATGATCAGCGAGCACCTCTTCGACGAACTGGGCGCGCCGGTGGCCCGGGTGGCGGGGGCCGATACGCCGATCCCGTACGCCAAACATCTCGAGGACGCCTTTCTGCCCAGCCTCGACGCGGTACTGACCGCGGTGCGCGCCACGCTGGCACGTTCGCGTGCGCGCGTGGCCGGTTGA
- a CDS encoding thiamine pyrophosphate-dependent dehydrogenase E1 component subunit alpha, whose protein sequence is MDDTTVPADIGPETLLEVFTVATRIKLCDEKFRALVLAGQVSAQYYSPRGQEIVSASVGVLLRPDDYVVTTYRGLHDQLAKGVPLRELWAEFFGKATGVCKGKGGPMHITHPDSGLMVTTGIVGGGLPIAAGLALAAQLRGTDQVTVVNFGDGASNIGAFHEACNLAGLWKLPVVFCCHNNRYAEHTSYADGTSVGRIADRAAAYDFPGVRVNGNDPIEMHRAAKAAIERARAGAGPTLIEAMTFRFYGHQMSDQNEYMKPGELAAARADDPVPRLREWLTAKGIATTAQLDRIEAEVKAAVEDAYRFALESPAADLSELLTDVYQEAMA, encoded by the coding sequence GTGGACGACACCACCGTTCCGGCCGATATCGGCCCGGAAACCCTCCTCGAGGTATTCACCGTCGCCACTCGAATCAAGCTGTGCGATGAGAAGTTTCGCGCCTTGGTCCTGGCCGGACAGGTCAGCGCGCAGTACTACTCGCCCCGGGGGCAGGAGATCGTCTCGGCATCGGTCGGCGTGCTGCTGCGCCCCGACGACTATGTGGTGACCACCTATCGCGGGCTGCATGATCAACTCGCCAAAGGTGTTCCGCTGCGCGAACTCTGGGCCGAGTTCTTCGGTAAGGCCACCGGAGTGTGCAAGGGCAAGGGCGGGCCGATGCACATCACCCACCCCGACTCCGGGCTGATGGTCACCACCGGCATTGTCGGCGGCGGCCTGCCGATCGCGGCGGGGCTCGCCCTGGCCGCACAGCTGCGCGGCACCGATCAGGTGACCGTGGTGAACTTCGGCGATGGCGCAAGCAATATCGGCGCGTTCCACGAGGCGTGCAATCTCGCCGGGCTGTGGAAATTGCCGGTGGTGTTCTGCTGCCACAACAATCGCTACGCCGAGCACACCTCCTACGCGGACGGCACCAGCGTCGGCCGCATCGCCGATCGCGCCGCGGCCTACGACTTCCCCGGTGTGCGGGTGAACGGCAATGACCCGATCGAAATGCATCGCGCCGCGAAGGCGGCCATCGAGCGCGCGCGGGCCGGGGCGGGGCCGACCCTGATCGAGGCCATGACCTTCCGGTTCTACGGGCATCAGATGTCGGATCAGAACGAGTACATGAAGCCCGGTGAGCTGGCCGCCGCCCGGGCCGATGATCCGGTGCCACGGCTGCGGGAATGGCTGACCGCCAAGGGGATTGCCACCACCGCGCAGCTCGACCGGATCGAAGCCGAGGTCAAGGCCGCCGTCGAGGACGCGTACCGCTTCGCGCTGGAGAGTCCGGCGGCCGACCTCTCCGAGCTGCTCACCGATGTCTACCAGGAGGCGATGGCATGA
- a CDS encoding TetR/AcrR family transcriptional regulator produces the protein MTERKPGKSGPGRPAGSDSVDTRQRVLEAAIKCFAQYGYGPATNSVIAEIAGVTAGSVFYHFGTKSRLFEAVCAEVYGRIVERSAVAIAGALSVRELLRALLSVSMRLNHEHPELAGFVVTAPIDARRHKELSEAFATVNTTMITGLAEAVERGQQAEQIPAELDPVQIARLILAVVDGFAHAAAASDPIAMDTLDALFEKLLLDAADSGGARTAKRRTG, from the coding sequence ATGACGGAGCGCAAACCAGGTAAGTCCGGTCCCGGTCGCCCGGCCGGGAGCGATAGCGTCGATACGCGCCAGCGCGTACTCGAGGCGGCCATCAAGTGTTTCGCGCAATACGGCTACGGCCCCGCCACCAATAGTGTGATCGCCGAGATCGCCGGTGTCACAGCGGGTTCGGTCTTCTACCACTTCGGCACCAAGAGCAGGTTGTTCGAGGCTGTATGTGCGGAGGTGTACGGACGGATCGTGGAGCGTTCCGCGGTGGCCATCGCGGGCGCACTCTCGGTGCGGGAGTTGCTGCGGGCGCTGCTGAGCGTATCCATGCGGCTCAATCACGAACATCCCGAGCTGGCCGGTTTCGTCGTCACCGCGCCGATCGACGCGCGCCGGCACAAGGAGCTGTCCGAGGCGTTCGCGACGGTGAATACCACCATGATCACGGGGCTGGCCGAGGCGGTGGAGCGAGGGCAGCAGGCGGAACAGATCCCCGCCGAATTGGATCCGGTGCAGATCGCCCGGTTGATCCTGGCCGTGGTCGACGGATTCGCGCACGCGGCGGCGGCCAGTGATCCGATCGCCATGGACACCCTGGACGCACTCTTCGAAAAGCTGCTGCTCGATGCAGCCGACAGTGGCGGGGCGCGCACCGCGAAACGTCGCACCGGATAG
- a CDS encoding aromatic ring-hydroxylating oxygenase subunit alpha: MTDIETPRDAAPGQARSGGPSVQSLLATDTRAVPAPLLEESYEFLGSQDIGKDRYLSPEFHRREVDKLWKKVWQMACREEDIPEPGDYIVYDIADLSLIVLRTEAGEIRAYHNACLHRGTRLCDDTGHAAQLRCPFHGFTWNLNGALTDVPSRWDFPHIEDAKFALPEAATGVWAGYVFVNPDPAARPLLEFLGNLDKHLSPYNLGERFKGVHVAKVIDCNWKVALEAFIESYHVIATHPQLLDYLGDANTQYDIYPGTEGGPGFNRMITPQATSSPLLGEQLEPQDVLEAMFRDFYPEGVGNFEVPEGGSARTVVAGALRDRLGKLTGADLSGTSDSEIVDAIEYFMFPNFAPWAGVGAPLTYRFRPYGNDPDRCVFDIMMLYPLPPGAPKPKGAPIHWLGADQDYTAAPELGALVAVYNQDLSNLPRVQRGLKAMTKPGVTLANYQEIRIRQFHRDLDAQLDS; this comes from the coding sequence ATGACCGATATCGAAACCCCCCGTGACGCCGCCCCCGGGCAGGCGCGCTCGGGCGGACCCTCCGTCCAGAGCCTGCTCGCCACCGATACCCGCGCCGTGCCCGCACCGCTGCTGGAGGAGTCCTACGAATTCCTCGGGTCGCAGGACATCGGCAAGGACCGCTACCTGAGCCCGGAATTCCACCGCCGCGAGGTGGACAAGCTCTGGAAGAAGGTATGGCAGATGGCCTGCCGGGAGGAGGACATCCCCGAACCCGGCGACTACATCGTCTACGACATCGCCGATCTGTCACTGATCGTGCTGCGCACCGAGGCCGGGGAGATTCGGGCCTATCACAATGCCTGCCTGCACCGTGGTACGCGATTGTGCGACGACACCGGGCATGCCGCCCAATTGCGTTGCCCCTTCCACGGTTTCACCTGGAACCTGAACGGTGCGCTCACCGATGTGCCGAGCCGCTGGGACTTCCCCCATATCGAGGATGCGAAGTTCGCGCTGCCCGAGGCCGCGACCGGGGTGTGGGCGGGATACGTCTTCGTCAACCCCGATCCGGCGGCCCGGCCACTGCTCGAGTTTCTCGGCAATCTCGACAAACATCTCTCGCCCTACAACCTCGGTGAGCGGTTCAAGGGCGTGCATGTGGCCAAGGTGATCGACTGCAATTGGAAGGTCGCGCTGGAGGCGTTCATCGAGTCCTATCACGTCATCGCCACTCATCCGCAACTGCTGGACTATCTCGGCGATGCGAACACCCAGTACGACATCTATCCGGGAACCGAGGGCGGCCCCGGCTTCAACCGCATGATCACCCCGCAGGCCACCAGTAGTCCCCTGCTCGGCGAGCAACTCGAACCGCAGGATGTCCTGGAAGCGATGTTCCGTGACTTCTACCCCGAGGGCGTCGGCAATTTCGAAGTGCCCGAGGGCGGTTCGGCGCGGACCGTGGTCGCCGGGGCGCTACGGGATCGGCTCGGCAAGCTCACCGGTGCGGATCTGAGCGGCACCAGCGATTCCGAGATCGTGGATGCCATCGAATACTTCATGTTCCCCAATTTCGCCCCGTGGGCGGGGGTGGGCGCGCCGCTGACCTATCGCTTCCGGCCGTACGGGAACGATCCCGATCGCTGTGTCTTCGACATCATGATGCTGTATCCGCTACCCCCCGGCGCCCCCAAGCCCAAGGGTGCGCCGATCCACTGGCTGGGCGCGGACCAGGATTACACCGCCGCACCGGAATTGGGTGCGCTGGTGGCGGTCTACAACCAGGACCTGTCGAATCTGCCCAGGGTGCAGCGCGGTCTCAAGGCCATGACCAAACCGGGGGTGACCCTGGCCAACTATCAGGAGATTCGGATCCGGCAATTCCACCGCGATCTCGACGCGCAACTCGACTCCTGA
- a CDS encoding SDR family NAD(P)-dependent oxidoreductase, producing MKALVTGAGNGIGRAIAHRLAADGAEVVAVDLDGEAAAATAKSVGGRAVCCDISDEAAVASMAESVGALDILVNNAGIWRSHTLAESTLAEMEQVLRTNVLGSWLVTRALVPKFGRAGGAIVNLASVVAITGAEGRGAYSASKAGIIALTRQMASEYAPLGIRVNAVGPGLIVTEGTSAEFGHPGVQQAIGDALPLGRLGRPDDIAAVVSFFAAPAAGYVTGQTLFVDGGWTVNGSAFIATAVQGFLAQLAANS from the coding sequence GTGAAAGCTCTGGTGACAGGCGCCGGCAATGGCATCGGCCGCGCGATCGCGCACCGGCTCGCGGCGGACGGCGCCGAGGTCGTCGCCGTCGACCTCGATGGGGAGGCGGCCGCGGCGACCGCGAAATCCGTCGGCGGGCGCGCGGTGTGCTGCGATATCTCCGATGAGGCCGCGGTGGCGAGCATGGCCGAAAGTGTCGGCGCCCTGGATATTCTGGTGAACAATGCCGGGATCTGGCGCTCGCACACCCTGGCCGAATCCACCCTGGCCGAGATGGAACAGGTGCTGCGCACCAATGTGCTCGGTAGTTGGCTGGTCACTCGAGCGCTGGTGCCGAAATTCGGCCGCGCGGGCGGCGCGATCGTGAATCTGGCCTCGGTGGTCGCCATTACCGGGGCCGAGGGGCGCGGGGCCTACTCCGCCTCAAAAGCCGGAATCATCGCCCTGACCAGGCAAATGGCCTCGGAGTACGCGCCGCTGGGCATTCGTGTCAATGCCGTCGGCCCGGGTTTGATCGTCACCGAGGGCACCTCGGCCGAATTCGGTCATCCGGGCGTACAGCAGGCGATCGGGGACGCCCTGCCGCTGGGCCGACTCGGCCGGCCCGACGATATCGCCGCCGTGGTGAGCTTCTTCGCCGCACCGGCGGCCGGTTACGTCACCGGGCAGACGCTCTTCGTCGACGGCGGCTGGACCGTCAATGGTTCGGCCTTCATCGCCACTGCCGTCCAGGGCTTTCTGGCCCAGCTTGCCGCGAATTCGTAA
- a CDS encoding cytochrome P450, whose translation MTATPAHSVDAFDPLDPQTLQCPHPWHRALRTYAPVHFVAGRGMWFVTSRELVAKALADHTTFSSAFGLPQLPIPDHIKAEVEAIQAQGWPPVPTLLTADPPEHHYYRRMLAKAFTPRFIAQLEPEIRSIAKELVAALPNGEPVEAVGAFAAPMPLRVIAKVLNVPDDRIDDFKRWSDQFTATVGGQLDDAGLLEQARNMVEFQRYFAAQLDERRADPRDDLLSGLVTAHSMGDADEPLGTGAILNIIVQLLIAGNETSTKLLGGVLHELGRTPELWSELRERPAERAADIIEEGLRFLSPVQSMFRITTSEAKLGDYTIPAGQLVVLVFGSANRDEESFDHPDEFDPDRSNAKAHLAFGSGIHACLGAPLARLESRIALEELAARFETLRLGRDNDFAYEPSFMLRGFQRLSVVCTEGDRR comes from the coding sequence TTGACCGCGACCCCGGCCCACTCCGTCGACGCCTTCGACCCGCTGGACCCTCAGACCCTGCAATGCCCCCATCCCTGGCATAGAGCGCTACGCACATACGCCCCCGTGCATTTCGTCGCCGGGCGGGGCATGTGGTTCGTCACCTCGCGGGAATTGGTCGCCAAGGCCCTCGCGGATCACACCACCTTCTCCTCCGCTTTCGGCCTACCGCAGCTGCCGATCCCCGATCACATCAAAGCCGAGGTCGAGGCCATTCAGGCGCAGGGCTGGCCGCCGGTGCCGACCCTGCTCACCGCCGATCCACCCGAGCATCACTACTACCGGCGCATGCTGGCCAAGGCGTTCACGCCCCGCTTCATCGCCCAGCTCGAACCCGAGATCCGTTCGATCGCAAAGGAATTGGTGGCCGCGCTGCCCAATGGCGAGCCGGTCGAGGCGGTCGGCGCGTTCGCCGCACCGATGCCGCTGCGAGTGATCGCCAAGGTGCTCAATGTGCCCGATGATCGCATCGACGATTTCAAACGCTGGTCGGATCAGTTCACCGCGACGGTCGGCGGACAGCTCGACGACGCCGGCCTGTTGGAACAGGCGCGCAATATGGTGGAGTTCCAGCGTTACTTCGCCGCGCAGCTCGACGAGCGCCGCGCCGATCCGCGCGATGATCTGCTCAGCGGCCTGGTCACCGCGCACAGCATGGGCGACGCGGACGAACCACTCGGTACCGGCGCGATTCTCAATATCATTGTGCAGCTGCTCATCGCCGGGAATGAGACCTCCACCAAACTGCTCGGCGGCGTACTGCACGAGCTGGGCCGCACGCCCGAGCTCTGGAGCGAACTGCGCGAGCGCCCCGCCGAACGGGCCGCGGACATCATCGAAGAGGGACTGCGGTTCCTGAGTCCGGTGCAGTCGATGTTCCGTATCACCACCTCGGAGGCGAAACTCGGCGACTACACCATCCCCGCAGGGCAGTTGGTCGTCCTGGTCTTCGGTTCCGCCAATCGGGACGAGGAATCCTTCGACCACCCGGATGAATTCGATCCGGACCGCTCGAATGCCAAGGCGCACTTGGCTTTCGGATCCGGTATTCACGCCTGCCTGGGTGCGCCACTGGCCAGGCTGGAGTCCCGCATCGCGCTGGAGGAGCTCGCGGCCCGCTTCGAAACCCTGCGCCTGGGCCGGGACAATGACTTCGCCTACGAACCCAGCTTCATGCTGCGCGGATTCCAGCGTCTATCCGTGGTGTGCACGGAAGGCGATCGGCGGTGA
- a CDS encoding MlaE family ABC transporter permease, which yields MPSTAAAEVIRWSRGYADRHPLAALRTVGGQVVLGLRAFRYLGADIVRRRFPFGEFVEQATFMARTAVVPTLFVTVPISVTLSIQFGLLAGQLGATSMAGAANGLATIRQGAPLVAAILMAAAVGSAISADLGSRTIREETDAMEVMGVSVIRRLVVPRLAASIVVAVALTGFTCFIGFLAGYAFTVVLQGGTPGSYTATFSSFATVADLVLTLIKAVVFGVIVAIVACYKGLDTRHGAAGVANSVNAAVVQSILLLMVVNVLFTQMYLILFPKASF from the coding sequence ATGCCGAGTACCGCCGCGGCAGAGGTCATTCGGTGGTCGCGCGGCTATGCCGATCGGCATCCACTCGCGGCCCTGCGCACCGTGGGCGGACAGGTGGTGCTCGGGCTGCGCGCCTTCCGATACCTGGGCGCCGATATCGTGCGGCGGCGCTTCCCGTTCGGCGAGTTCGTCGAGCAGGCCACCTTCATGGCACGGACCGCCGTGGTGCCGACCCTGTTCGTCACGGTGCCCATCAGTGTCACGCTCTCCATTCAATTCGGTTTGCTCGCGGGTCAATTGGGTGCCACCTCGATGGCGGGCGCGGCCAATGGGCTGGCCACCATCCGGCAGGGCGCGCCCCTGGTCGCGGCGATTCTGATGGCGGCGGCCGTGGGTTCGGCCATCAGCGCCGATCTCGGCTCGCGCACCATTCGCGAGGAGACCGATGCCATGGAGGTCATGGGCGTCTCGGTGATCCGGCGACTGGTGGTCCCCCGGCTGGCGGCCTCCATCGTGGTGGCGGTCGCCTTGACCGGATTCACCTGCTTCATCGGATTTCTCGCCGGATACGCCTTCACGGTGGTGCTGCAGGGCGGCACGCCGGGCAGTTACACGGCCACCTTCTCCTCTTTCGCCACCGTCGCTGATCTGGTGCTCACGCTGATCAAAGCGGTGGTGTTCGGGGTGATCGTGGCCATCGTCGCCTGTTACAAGGGTCTCGACACCCGGCACGGCGCGGCCGGAGTGGCGAATTCGGTGAATGCCGCTGTGGTGCAGTCGATTCTGCTGCTCATGGTGGTCAATGTGCTGTTCACCCAGATGTATTTGATCCTCTTTCCCAAGGCGAGCTTCTGA
- a CDS encoding ABC transporter permease — protein sequence MAATYSPVALRPITAIARPVSYQLSRVGHMVAFFFRALAGAPLALTRYRREFLQLFSDVTWGNGSVVVGGGTAGVVLIVGAAGGAVVGLEGYNALSLLGLGPATGLITALAAVRELAPLMAALAFGIQAGCRFTAQLGAMRIGEEIDALESVAIRPIPYLVTTRVLASALAVVPLFIACLALNFLVCQAVVGFSSGQPSGSYLHYFTLMLSGRDMIFAVIKVAIFVAIMATVQCYYGFYATGGPRGVGIAAGRAMRASITLMTILNMLLTMAFWGIDAGGRLGG from the coding sequence ATGGCGGCCACCTACTCCCCCGTCGCATTGCGCCCGATCACCGCGATCGCGCGCCCGGTGTCCTATCAGCTCTCGCGGGTGGGGCATATGGTGGCCTTCTTCTTCCGCGCCCTGGCCGGGGCTCCCTTGGCGCTGACCCGCTACCGGCGCGAATTCCTGCAATTGTTCTCCGATGTCACCTGGGGCAATGGTTCGGTCGTCGTCGGCGGCGGCACCGCGGGCGTGGTGCTCATCGTCGGCGCGGCGGGCGGGGCCGTGGTCGGGCTGGAGGGTTATAACGCGCTCAGCCTGCTCGGCCTCGGGCCCGCGACCGGACTCATTACCGCGCTCGCCGCGGTGCGCGAACTCGCGCCGTTGATGGCGGCACTGGCCTTCGGCATCCAGGCCGGGTGCCGGTTCACCGCACAACTGGGCGCGATGCGCATCGGCGAGGAGATCGACGCCCTGGAATCGGTTGCCATCAGGCCGATCCCGTACCTGGTGACCACGCGGGTATTGGCCTCCGCGCTGGCGGTGGTCCCGCTGTTCATCGCCTGCCTGGCACTGAATTTCCTGGTCTGCCAAGCGGTTGTCGGTTTCTCCAGCGGTCAGCCGTCCGGTAGCTACCTGCACTATTTCACGCTCATGTTGAGTGGGCGGGACATGATCTTCGCGGTGATCAAGGTGGCCATCTTCGTGGCCATCATGGCCACCGTCCAGTGCTACTACGGCTTCTATGCCACCGGTGGCCCGCGCGGTGTCGGCATTGCCGCCGGACGGGCCATGCGCGCCAGCATCACCCTCATGACGATTCTCAACATGCTGCTGACCATGGCGTTCTGGGGTATCGACGCCGGTGGCAGGCTCGGGGGCTGA
- a CDS encoding MlaD family protein, which translates to MGNTFELDGRGPSTAALLLTGTAFTLVCALCAWLLIAKSNGSLDERVRVTAELSSVGDGLPKKSDVKFRGVLVGMVRLVTPARDGTPNIVHIDLKAEYARDIPNTVTARIVPANAFAVSSVQLVDNGDAPALRDGSRIAEDRTLPTQLFQGTLAKVHELLAAVARPGAAQTLGLIRTLSDATVGQGPELTAAVDGLNRVTAEMNSLSAGDTGPSTLRTWETAIATLRGSAPELVDALHDAVAPMRTVAEQQAQLVRLLAGAHTTLGTVNTAIDNHIDQLVDITTDITPVIGVLADNHAKYPAVMVRLNDTVDKFFDELWTRSGSKLAFTFRLVVSLTPLRLYVRADCPVYGELRGPSCDSAPETTPIPETTGIPDMRNYVPPPGTVALPALPPAANPADRILLGPLGMPALPPSFAPSDGGR; encoded by the coding sequence GTGGGCAATACCTTCGAACTCGACGGCCGGGGTCCCTCCACCGCGGCGCTGCTGCTGACCGGCACCGCGTTCACCCTGGTGTGCGCGCTCTGCGCCTGGCTGCTGATCGCCAAATCCAATGGCAGCCTGGACGAACGGGTCCGGGTCACGGCCGAGCTCAGCTCGGTCGGTGACGGGCTGCCCAAGAAATCGGATGTGAAGTTCCGCGGGGTACTGGTCGGCATGGTGCGACTGGTCACCCCGGCGCGGGACGGCACACCGAATATCGTGCACATCGACCTGAAAGCCGAATACGCGCGGGACATTCCGAACACGGTGACCGCTCGCATCGTGCCCGCCAACGCCTTCGCGGTCTCCTCGGTGCAGCTGGTCGACAATGGCGACGCGCCCGCGCTGCGGGACGGTTCCCGGATCGCCGAGGATCGCACCCTGCCCACCCAGCTGTTCCAGGGCACCCTGGCCAAGGTGCATGAGCTGCTCGCCGCGGTGGCGCGGCCGGGCGCGGCACAGACCCTCGGGCTCATTCGGACGCTCTCCGACGCCACCGTGGGCCAGGGACCCGAGCTGACCGCCGCCGTCGACGGGCTCAATCGCGTGACGGCGGAGATGAATTCGCTCAGTGCGGGCGATACCGGTCCGAGCACGCTGCGGACCTGGGAGACCGCCATCGCCACGCTGCGCGGCAGCGCACCCGAACTCGTCGACGCGCTACACGATGCGGTCGCCCCGATGCGCACGGTCGCCGAACAGCAGGCCCAGCTGGTGCGGTTGCTGGCCGGGGCGCACACCACGCTCGGCACCGTGAACACCGCGATCGACAATCACATCGATCAGCTGGTCGACATCACCACCGACATCACCCCCGTCATCGGCGTGCTGGCCGACAATCACGCCAAGTATCCGGCGGTCATGGTGCGGCTCAATGACACGGTCGACAAATTCTTCGACGAGCTGTGGACGCGCAGCGGCAGCAAACTCGCCTTCACCTTCCGGCTGGTCGTCTCGCTGACCCCGCTGCGGCTGTATGTGCGCGCCGACTGTCCGGTGTACGGCGAACTACGCGGTCCCAGTTGCGATTCCGCGCCGGAGACGACCCCGATCCCGGAGACCACCGGCATCCCCGATATGCGTAACTATGTACCGCCACCGGGCACAGTCGCGCTGCCCGCGCTGCCGCCCGCCGCGAATCCGGCGGATCGAATACTGCTCGGCCCCCTCGGAATGCCCGCGCTGCCACCCAGTTTCGCGCCATCGGACGGTGGTCGATGA
- a CDS encoding MlaD family protein, protein MITAHRRRVVWLAAFLTVCLSLTWMILVTLRRDVPGPTNGYSAVFTDASGLKAGSDVRVAGVRVGRVDSVDLDGTRARVRFRIQRDQPIYGNTKAAVVYQNLVGQRYLGLSPADYGHPERLPAGAVIPIEHTEPSFDVTALLNGFEPLFTMLDPGNRGNMSNALIKSLQGDTTALAVLITETSRLAETLAGPDQILGRVITSLDAVTQTLAGQGSALETTLTQVRAVITGLNDRRDELISSMGSISTVVGRLSAIMTGVGPDLHALLGRQPGFLSAIVSNPDGMAALGANIPAVFKGLARVTGDSTAMSAQACDFNITLADFLSPVIPAIVDAATPGGHREYSPMCR, encoded by the coding sequence ATGATTACCGCCCACCGCCGCCGGGTGGTCTGGCTCGCCGCGTTCCTGACCGTCTGCCTCTCGCTCACCTGGATGATTCTGGTGACGCTGCGCCGCGATGTCCCCGGTCCCACCAACGGCTATTCGGCCGTCTTCACCGATGCTTCGGGCCTGAAGGCCGGTTCCGATGTGCGGGTGGCCGGGGTGCGGGTGGGCCGCGTCGATTCGGTCGATCTGGACGGCACGCGGGCGCGGGTGCGTTTCCGCATCCAACGCGACCAGCCGATCTACGGCAATACCAAAGCCGCCGTGGTGTACCAGAACCTGGTAGGACAGCGGTATCTCGGACTTTCCCCGGCCGACTACGGGCACCCCGAACGGCTACCCGCCGGGGCCGTCATTCCGATCGAGCACACCGAGCCCTCGTTCGATGTGACCGCGCTGCTCAATGGCTTCGAGCCGCTGTTCACCATGCTGGATCCCGGTAACCGCGGCAATATGTCCAATGCGCTGATCAAGTCCCTGCAGGGCGATACCACCGCGCTGGCCGTGCTGATCACCGAAACCTCGCGGCTGGCAGAGACTCTGGCCGGCCCCGATCAGATCCTGGGGCGGGTGATCACCAGCCTCGACGCTGTCACCCAGACCCTGGCCGGGCAGGGATCGGCACTCGAAACCACCCTCACCCAGGTACGCGCCGTCATCACCGGGCTCAATGACCGCCGCGACGAATTGATTTCGTCGATGGGATCGATCTCCACGGTGGTGGGCAGGCTCTCGGCGATCATGACCGGTGTCGGTCCGGATCTCCATGCCCTGCTGGGACGCCAGCCCGGATTCCTCTCCGCCATCGTGTCCAATCCCGACGGGATGGCCGCCCTCGGCGCGAATATTCCGGCGGTATTCAAGGGACTCGCGCGAGTCACCGGCGACAGCACGGCGATGAGCGCGCAGGCCTGCGATTTCAATATCACCCTCGCCGACTTCCTCAGCCCAGTCATCCCGGCCATCGTCGATGCGGCAACGCCCGGCGGCCACCGCGAATACTCGCCGATGTGCAGGTGA